TTGAGCCTGCTCGTACTGGCGATCACCCGTTCCAGCCGCGCCGACGGGTCGTCGATCGACAGCGGCAGGTCGAGGAACACGAGCCCGAAGCGGTTGCCCAGCTCGGCCGGCAGCGGCTCGTCGAGCGGGCGCAGGTTCACCGGCAGGATCGCGCGGATATCCGCGACCTTGCCGTCAGTGCGCGCCAGGTAGCTGCGCAGCCCGCCGCACACCGCGGTGAGCACCAGGTCGTTGACAGTCGCGCCGGACGCGTGCGCAGCGTCCCGGACGCGCGAGAGCGAGAGCGGTTCGGTCCACCGGACCGACTTCTCGGTGCCGAGCCGCCCGCGCAGCGCCGTGTGCGCGTCCGGGCTCAAGGCGAGCAGCCGGGCCAGGGCGCGCGCTTCGGCGCCGGCCTGCGCGAGTTCCCCGAGCAGGTGCCCGGGATGCGTGCTGTCGTAGGCGACCTCGCCGATCAGCGTGCCGAGCAACGGCAGCCACCGGCCGTCCCGGGGTTTCTCGGCGAAGTTCACGCCGGCGAGCGCGGCCTCGCTCGGATCGTCGGTCAGTGACATGAGCACGCGTGAGAGCGCCACACCGTCGGCAATGCAGTGGTGGATGCGCGAGACGAGCGCACAGCCGTTGCCGCCATAGCCGTCGACGAAGTGCATCTCCCACAACGGGCGATCGTGCCGAAGCCGCCGGCCGGCCACCATGCTGACGAACTGCTGGAGCTCGCGGCGGCCACCGGGTTCGGGCAGCCGCGCGGTGTGCAGGTGCGCTTCGAGGTCGAACGCCTCCACGTCCTCCCACCACACCGACGTGGTGCGGTCGACGACGCGCTGGGTGAACCTCGGGTACCGGGCGAGCAGGCGGTCCCTGAGCACCTGCCGGACGGCGTTCCAATCGAGCTGCTCGTCGAACCACATCACCGACGTCACGATCAGTCGGTTGGTCCTGCGGTCCATGTGCAGCCAGGACGCATCCGGCCCGCTCATCGGGTGCAGGCTCATCAGTGCGCTTCCGTAACCTCGCGGGCGGCCTTGAGGAGGTCACCCAGCCCGGCGTCGAGAGCGCGCACGAACGCGTCCGCGTCCGGCACGGAGTTCCGGTCGCACGTCACGCCGAACATCAGCCGGCCGGCGTACGAGGTGACGGCCACGCCGATCCGGATGCGATCGGCGATGGGCACGTACGGGAACAGCGCGACCATGCGCCGGCCCAGCAGTCGCTGTTCGAGCGGCGGCCCGGGCACGTTGGTGGTGACGGTCGTCAGCACGCGGTGCGGTACGCGCAGCACGGCCTTGACCAGGATGCTGACCAGCAGGGCCGGCATGTGCGTGGCGAGCGAGAGCGTGGCCTGACCGGCTTCGGACTCGTGGGAGTGCTTCACCTCGCGGGTCCGGACGACGACCGCGCCGTACGCCGCGGCCGGGTCGTGGAAGTCGACGGGTAACTCGACCACCAGCGCCGACACCGCGTTCTCCACGCCCGTCTTGGGCGCGACCGCGACAGGCACCAGGCAGCGAACCGCGTGCGGCGCCGCCACTTCGTCGCGGCCGATGAGCAGTTCGCGGAACCCGCGGGTCACCATGGCGAGCACCACGTCGTTCCGGGTTCCGCCGAGGGCGGCGCGCACCGCGTCGACGTCGGCGAGGTCGGCCGAGGTGGTGCGGTAGCGCCGCGCCACCCCGAGTTCACCGGTGACCGACGACGCGGTGAACGGGCGGACGGCGCGCAGGTAACCCATCCCACCGCGGATGACGCCGGCAGCGCGCTGCACGGTGCGCCGCGGTTCCAGCACGGCAACCGTGATGGCGTGCACGAACTCGCGGACCTCGCCCACAGCTGACGTCCGCTCGGCCGGGTGACGCACCGGAAGATCCACGTCGTCCAGGAAGGCGGCGAACACCTCCATCCCGCCCATGCCGTCGACCATGCTGTGGTGCATCTTGAGCACGAGGGCCCACTGGCCGCCGGCAAGACCCTGGACGACCCACACCTCCCACAGCGGACGGGCCTGGTCGAGGCGGTAGCTCATGATCTGACCGACGGCACTGTTGAGCTGTTCCGGCGTGCCCGGGTTCGGGATCGTCGCCCAGTGCAGGTGATACGTCAGGTCGAAGTCCCGGTCGTCCGACCACCGCGGCCTGGTGAGGCCGAACGGCGTGCCGCGCATCCTCTGCCTCAGGCGCGGCAGCGAGCCGAGGCGTTCGAGATAGCGGTCGCGCAGTTCGTCGGCGGACGGGACGGGGCCGTCGAAGACCGCGATACCGCCGATGTGCAGCGCCACGTGCTCGTCCTCGAGATCCCAGAACTCGGCATCCAACAGGCCCATGCGTTCCATCGCGGCGCTCCTCCGCCTCCAGGATCGTGCGCGGGACCGGGGCGGCGAAGCTGTCTTTCGCCCCAGGTCGACCGGGTCGAAGGTCGCAGTCGCCGGCCCGCCGCGGGTCACGCGCGTGCGGCCCGATGACCGTGCGGTCCGATGGCTCAGTCGCGCCGGGAGAGGTACGCGTCGAGCTCGGCACGGGTGGGCGGATCGGCGCCCGGGCGCTGACAGGTGATCGCCGAAACCGCGACCGCGACGCGCAACACCTGCTCGAGGCGCCCGTCCCGCGTCTCGACGGCGCGCGCCAGGTCGGCGGGTGCGGCCAGTCCGGTCTCGGCCAGCGCCGAGAGCAGCGCGCCGGCGAACGAATCGCCCGCCCCGACCGTGTCGGCGACCGTGATCCGCGGCGCCGGCCGCCGGGCGAGCTCACCGCCCGGCCCGAACGCGACAGCGCCGTCGGCCCCGCGCGTCACCACCACCAGCGTGGCGCCGAGCGCGCACCAGCGCGCTGCGACGGCGTCGACCGGTTCGCCCGGGTGGAGCGTCGCGAGGTCCTCGTCGCTGGCCTTGACGACGTGCGCGAGCGCGATGCACCGCTCGATCTCGGCGGTCGTGGCAGCGCGGTCGGCGAGCAGCGCGGGGCGCACGTTCGGGTCGTAGCTGACCAGCGTCGTCCCGCTCGCACGCGCCGAACGCAGGACGCCCTGGACGAATCCGGCCGCGGGGGGCAGCCAGCTCGCGATCGAGCCGGCGTGCACCACGTCGGCCGCGGGCAGCGGGCCGAGCGCGTCGAACGCCAGCCCGGCGGTGCCGTCGAAGTAGAAGCTGTAGTGCGCCTGGCCGCCGTGGTCCAGCGCGGCGACCGCGAGCGAGCTCGGCAAGGCCAGGGTGCGCCAGTGGTCCGGGCGCACACCGGAGCCGAGCAACTTCGCGCTGAGCAACTCGCCGAATCCGTCCGTACCGCGCTGTCCGGCGAAGACGACCCGGTCGCCGAGGCGGCCGAGCGTGATCGCCACGTTGAAGGCGCTGCCGCCGGGGTGCGCGGCGAAGCGGGCGTCCTCGCGGGACTGGACGAGGTCGACGAGTGCCTCGCCGATGACGGTGAATCGCACGGCATCATCTTGCTGCACGTCACGCGGCGTACGGCAGGAAGTGCCGCAAGATCGCCGGAGTGAGGATCAGTGCGGCGTGATCACCCAGGCAGCCGCAACACCTACCTGCACCTCGGCCCCGACCGGCAGCCCGTAGCCCTTGGTCGTGATCACGATGTCCAGCACCTTCACCAGCGCCTGGTTCGCCGACCGCGCCTCGGACCGGATCGTCACCTTGCCCAGGCGGGCAACGCGGATCACCGTGTTCGGCGAGACATCGGCCGGGACGGAGCGGCCGGCGATCACCAGGTTCACCAGGGACGTCGAGGTGCTGGCGCGGGTCGAGCCGTCCGGCAGCTCCTTGACGCTCGCGGAGCCGGTGAGCGCGTCGGCCCGGATCAGCCCGTTGAACAGGTTGATCCCGGCCAGCTTCGTCGACATCGTCGAGTAACTCGCCGTGCCGGCGGACTTGACCCCGTTCGCAGTCGAGGTGATCGCACTGACGGTCGCCACCGGTGCCAGGTCGACGGCGGCGGTCCGGTTGTACCGGTTCATGCCGTGCGTGCCGTTCATCGGCTGCGAGATCTGCGCGGTCGGGCCGGACTTGGCGTCGAGCAGCCTGCCCGCCGACGCGTACACGCTGCTGCCGTAGGCATAGCCGCCGATGTTCGCCCCGGTCACCGGCGCGGTCGGCGCGATCGCTCCGTAGGTCGGGTTCAGGTAGATCTCGGTGCCGATCGGGTTGGTGCCGCGGGCCTTGAGCAGGCTGACGTACAGCCCGACCCCGGTGGTCATGATCGTGCCGTCCTTCGCCGCGCTGTACGCCCCGTTGAGCGTCACCTGCGCGACGCCGGGGATCCGGACGCCGAAGTTCTGCGGGATGTTCGCGGGCAGCGTGGTACCGGCGATCTTGAGGCCCACGAACGTGGTGCGGATCGTGCTGCTCGCCTTGCCGTTGACCACCTTCGCGACGTCGACGGTGTCGACCGCCCGGGCCGTGATCGCACCGCCGAGCAGGTTGACGTTCGCCGTCCGCGCGTGGGTGGTGAGTTGGACGCCGCGCGGGACGGCCGCGGACGACGCGTCGGTCGAGATCGCGCCGACGGTGAGCAACCTGGTGACCGACGCAGTCGCCAGGGTGTTCCTCGAGCGCACCCCGGTGTTCGTGGTGTCCACGCTGGACTGGGACGTCAGGTCCGACGTCACGGTGTGACCGAGCCCGCGCACCATGCTGCCGCCCGCCCAACCGACGAGGTGGGCGTGGCTGGGCGTGGCGCCGAAGACGCCGCCCGGCGCGACGGCGACGGCGGCGATCAGGCCCGCCGCGGTGGTCAGGGGGACGACTGCCGACTTGATTCGCATAGCTCACCTGGGCCGATCGAAGGGTCACGGATCGGTCGAAGCCTCCCCGTGGACCCCAACGTGATCAGCTTGCTGAGTGTGCGGGCGTCCGGCAAATCGAAACGAATACTGCTTCACGCTGATCTTGCGCGACCGTTCGGCGCGGGGGCGATGAGCACGCTCAGGATCCGCCCCACCATGTCCGCGTCGGCCGGCTCACCGGTGATCGCGGGCAGGTAGAGGTACGACTCGCAGATCCGCACCGCCGCGTACGCCAGCTCCTCGACCGGCAGCGGCGACGCGGCGCGGCCGGCCGCGATGTCGGCCGCGACGAGATCGCGCACCAGTGCGAACAGCCGCGGCTGGTACCCGCCGGACTTGAGCGTGAGCAGCCGCATCGCGAACTCGCTCTCGCCGTGCAGGAACCGGCGCACCCCGGGGTTGTCGATCGTGGCCTGGCTCCAGCGCCGCAGCACCTCCGGGACGCGCGGCAGTGGCGAATCGTCCAGGTCGGCCCACATGCCCATGATCGTCCGCTCCGTCATCGACCAGAGCACGTCGACCAGCAACTGTTCACGTGAGCCGACCCAGCGGTAGAGCGTGACCCGGTTGATGCCGAGCTGGCCGGCCAGCGCCTGCATGTCCAGGCGCTGGCCGTCGAGCAGGGTGCGCCGCGCGAGCCGGAACGCGTCTCGCGGCGTCGGCCGCGTTCGCGCGACCACCGGCGTCGGTCAGCCCGGCAGCCCGCTGGCCGGAGCCTCCGCGGGAGCCGTCGTGTACTCGGTCAGCGGCGCGTCCTTGTCATCGGTCGTGTAGACCGGCCCGGTGAGCTTGGCGACGCCGCCATGGATGACGGCGATCTGGGTGCCGCCGTAGCCGGAGTGGTCGGTCTTGGAGAAGCGGAACGGGACTAGGCCCGGCCCGGTGAGCCCGCCCTTCTCGACCGCGGCGAGCAGCGAACCGCGGGTCAGGTCCTTGCCCGCCTCCTGCAGCACCTGCACGGTCGTGTAGGCCATCGCCATGCCGTACTCGACGTTGCCGTCGAACGGGACGTTGCTGTTGTACTTCTCGTTGACCATCTGGAACAGCTTGATCCAGCTGTTGGACGAGTCGCTCGGGATCGGCATGTAGAGGTCGGTCACCGCCCCTTCGAGCAGCGGCGTGGTCGCGTCCTTGAGGAAGCCCTGCAGCGTGACGATGTCCGAGCCGACGTTCGAGATGACCCACTGCGGCTGGTACTTCAGCTTGGCCGCGGTGCCCAGTGCTAGCGCGGTGAAGCCGGGAACGGTGAAGGACACCACGACCTGGCAGCCGGCCGCCTTCAGCGCGCCGATCTGCGGTGCGACGTTGGTGTTGGTCGGCGTGTAGGTCTGCTTCGACTTCAGCGAGCCCTGGCCGAGCGTGAGCTCGACGCCCTGCGCGCCGTCGGTGCCGAAGTCATCACCCTGGCCGAAACTGCAGACCGTCTTGCCCGCGAAGTTCTTCTTGATGTAGTCACCGAGGACCTTGCCCTCGACGGTGTAGTCGGTCTGCCAGCCGAACGTCATCGGGTACTTGCTCGGCTGGTTCCAGCTGCGGCTGCCGGAGGACACGAACAGGTCGGGCACCTTGTTCTGGTTGACGAAGTCGAGCACCGCGGTGTGCGTGGGAGTGCCGAGGGCGCCGACGAGCGCGAACACCTTGTCCTGCAGCACCAGCTTGCGCGTCTTGGTGGCGGTGTTGGCCGGGTTGTAGCCGTCGTCCTCGACGTTGAGCGTGATCTTGCGCCCGTTCACGCCGCCCTTGTCGTTGACGAAGGCGAAGTAGGCCTTCATCGCGGCGCTGATCTTCGAGTAGCCCGGTGCCGCGGGCCCGGTCAGCGGTTGCGTGGTGCCGAGCAGGATCGAGTCCGAGGTCACCCCGGGCGCGCTCTTGTCCCCGGTGGCGTTGTTGCCGCCGTTCTTCTTGCTGCTACCGCAGGCCGTCACCGTGAGCGCGGCGGCCACCGCGATCGCGAGGACGGCACGCCTGCGCCGCCGGATCGGGATTGTCATGACAGACCTCCAGTTGGTTGGGTGGTGCTGCGAGTTGGTTGGCTGGTGCCGCGACGGGGGCGAAGCGCGAGGAGCCGCCGGAGCAGGCCCTGGATGCCGCCGGGCAACGCGAGGATGACCACGATCAGCAGCAGCCCGTAGACGGCGCTGGGCAGGTTGTCGTGCAGCTTGGCGGTGGACGCCGCGGACAGCCCCAGGTCGTCGACCCGGTCGCTGATGAACGTGCCCAGGTACACGACCAGCAGGCAGCCCCACACCGCGCCGGCGAGGCTGCCCAGGCCGCCGATGACGACGGCCGACAGCAGGGTCAGTGACAGCACCAGGTCGAACGAACCCGGCGAGGCGGTCTGCAGCCAGACCGCGAACACGCCGCCGCCGAGACCGGCAGCGGCCGCGCTGACGGCGAACGCGAGGATCTGTACCCGGGGCACGGACAGCCCACACAGCGCCGAGGCGATCTCCTCGTCGCGCACCGCCCGCATGTGCCGGCCGACGGCGGACCGGTTCAGGTTGGCCAGCAGGAACAGCACGATCAACGCGGCGAACAGGCTGATCCACGCCTGCCAGTGCTGCAGGGTGAAGCCGGTGCCGAGCCCGGAGGGCGGTCCGTCGAACGGCACGAACAAGCCCTGGTCGCCCTTGAAGAAGCCGCTGTAATGCGACGTGATCCCGGGCAGCGCGACGCCGAGCGCGAGGGTGGCGCCGGCCAGGTACGGGCCGCGCAACCGGGCGGCCGCGATCCCGAACAGCGCACCGGCGGCAGCGGTCACGAGCATGCCGACGAGCAGCGAGACAGGCAGCACCCACGGTCCGCTCACGCCGTGGTCGGAGAAGCGCGTCTGCAGCAGCGCGACCGTGTAGCCGCCGATCGCCATCAGCGCGGCATGCCCCAGTGACACCTGCCCGTTGCCGCCGGTGAGGAACGTCAGGCCGGCTGCCGCGCAGACGTACGCGCCGAGCTGGGCGAGCTCGTAGTTGTGGTAGTCGCTGAACGTCGCGGTCATCGCGATCACCAGCACGACACCGATCACCAGCAACAGCAGGTGCCGGAGCAGCGTCGAGTCGCGCAGCGTGCGCATCACACCCGCCTCGCCTCGGTGCCGCTGAACAGCCCGCTGGGCCTGGCGAGCAGCACGACGAGCAGCAGCGCGAGCGCCGCGATCTGGGTGAGATCGCTACCGAGGTAACCGCTGGCGTACGACAGCGCGAGCCCGGTGCCGATGCCGCCGACCACCGCGCCGACCGGGCTGTCCAGGCCGCCGACCACGGCCGCGGTGAAGCCGAGCACGAACACCCCGTCCATCGCCTGCGGGTACAGCCCGAGTCCGGACGGGATCACCAGCATGCCGGCGAGGGCGCCGACGAGACCGGCGAGGGCCCAGCCGAGGGTGAGCATCCGGGACACCCGAACGCCGAGCAGCCGGGCGATCTCGGGCGCGAACGCCGAGGCGCGCATCCGCAATCCGGACGGCGTCCAGGTCAGCAGCGCGGCGAGCACGAGCATCAGGCCGAGCACGGACACGACGGTGAAGATGTCCTGATCGGAGAACAGCGCGGTGCTGCCGAGCGAGTACGTCTGCGTGTCGAAGGAGGCGGGGAAGTCCCGGTAGCCGATGCCGTAGATCATCCCGACGACGGCCTCGATCACGATCAGCAGGCCCACGCCGACGACGATCGTGTTCAGCGGCGGCATCGACTCGGCCGTGCGGAACGCGCTGAGCTGCACGATCGCGCCGAGGACGATCCCGGCCGCCAGCGCCGCGGCGAAGCCGAGCCAGTACGAGCCGGTCGCCTGGGACACGGAGATCGCGACGTAGGCCGTCGCCATCGCCATCGCGCCCTGCGCGAAGTTGAGCACCCGCGTCGTTCGCCAGATCAGCACGAGTGCGAGGGCGACCGCGGCGTAGACCGCGCCGAAGGACAACCCGTTGAAGGTCAGGAACACGAATCTGCTCATCGTCAGAACCCCAGATAGCTGTGCCGGAGGGACTCGTCGGCCTTCAGCTCCGCGGCCGGTCCGCGTGCCACGACCCGGCCGAGCGCGAGCACCAGCGCCTCGTCGGCGATCGCGAGCGCGCTGTGCACGTTCTGCTCGACCAGCAGCACGGTGAGCCCGGTGCTGTCGCGCAGGGCGCGTAGCAGCGCCATGATGCGCGCGGTCACCAGCGGCGCGAGGCCGAGCGACGGCTCGTCCAGCAGCAGCAGCGCCGGCCGGGCGACGAGAGCGCGGCCCAGCGCGAGCATCTGCCGCTCGCCGCCGGAGAGTTGGTGGCCGTGGTAGCGGCGCCGCTCGCGCAGCGGCTCGAACAGCTCGAGCACCTCGGCGATCGCCGAGGACGTCTCCCGCGCGGCGTCCGCACCACGACGCCAGAGTCCGCCGAGGCGCAGGTTCTCCTCCACGGTCAGTTCGGCGATCACGCCGCGACCCTCCGGCACGTGCGCGATCCCCATCGTGACCAGGCGTTCGACGGGCACCCGGGCCAGGTCCTGGTCGCGGTAGCGCACCGTGCCGCCGGTGGGCCGCATCAGTCCGGACAGGGTGCGCAGCAACGTCGTCTTGCCTGCGCCGTTCGCGCCGAGCACCGCTGTGATCGTGCCCGGCTCCAGCGCGAGATCGAGTTGGTGCAGCACCGGGACCCGTCCGTACCCGGCGCTGAGGTTCTCCGCCTCGAGCAGGGCGGCGGTCATTGGTCGGCCCTGCTGAGCGTGACGTCCTCGCCCGCGGGTGGCACGTCGGCGCCGAGGTAGGCGGTGGCGACCGCCGGGTCGGCCTGGACCTCGGCCGGGGTCCCGGTCGCGATCCGCTTGCCGAAATCGAGTACGACGACGCGGTCGCACACGTCCATGACCAGGTCCATGTGGTGCTCGACGAGCAGCACCGAGCAGGGCGTGTCCGAACCCGGCAGCGAACGGATCAGCCTGGCG
This genomic stretch from Jatrophihabitans cynanchi harbors:
- a CDS encoding wax ester/triacylglycerol synthase family O-acyltransferase → MSLHPMSGPDASWLHMDRRTNRLIVTSVMWFDEQLDWNAVRQVLRDRLLARYPRFTQRVVDRTTSVWWEDVEAFDLEAHLHTARLPEPGGRRELQQFVSMVAGRRLRHDRPLWEMHFVDGYGGNGCALVSRIHHCIADGVALSRVLMSLTDDPSEAALAGVNFAEKPRDGRWLPLLGTLIGEVAYDSTHPGHLLGELAQAGAEARALARLLALSPDAHTALRGRLGTEKSVRWTEPLSLSRVRDAAHASGATVNDLVLTAVCGGLRSYLARTDGKVADIRAILPVNLRPLDEPLPAELGNRFGLVFLDLPLSIDDPSARLERVIASTSRLKSSAEGLVAFQILELTGHTTYAVQHAFVDVFATKATAVITNVAGPPHPVLLAGRRVRGTIGWPPESGNLGLGVAIISYDGGLTVGLLTDDTLIADPGRLLAEIRAGLHELVEAHRPTRVRPSDHRAVGRVGREPRTHGSGG
- a CDS encoding wax ester/triacylglycerol synthase family O-acyltransferase — protein: MERMGLLDAEFWDLEDEHVALHIGGIAVFDGPVPSADELRDRYLERLGSLPRLRQRMRGTPFGLTRPRWSDDRDFDLTYHLHWATIPNPGTPEQLNSAVGQIMSYRLDQARPLWEVWVVQGLAGGQWALVLKMHHSMVDGMGGMEVFAAFLDDVDLPVRHPAERTSAVGEVREFVHAITVAVLEPRRTVQRAAGVIRGGMGYLRAVRPFTASSVTGELGVARRYRTTSADLADVDAVRAALGGTRNDVVLAMVTRGFRELLIGRDEVAAPHAVRCLVPVAVAPKTGVENAVSALVVELPVDFHDPAAAYGAVVVRTREVKHSHESEAGQATLSLATHMPALLVSILVKAVLRVPHRVLTTVTTNVPGPPLEQRLLGRRMVALFPYVPIADRIRIGVAVTSYAGRLMFGVTCDRNSVPDADAFVRALDAGLGDLLKAAREVTEAH
- a CDS encoding carbohydrate kinase family protein; this translates as MRFTVIGEALVDLVQSREDARFAAHPGGSAFNVAITLGRLGDRVVFAGQRGTDGFGELLSAKLLGSGVRPDHWRTLALPSSLAVAALDHGGQAHYSFYFDGTAGLAFDALGPLPAADVVHAGSIASWLPPAAGFVQGVLRSARASGTTLVSYDPNVRPALLADRAATTAEIERCIALAHVVKASDEDLATLHPGEPVDAVAARWCALGATLVVVTRGADGAVAFGPGGELARRPAPRITVADTVGAGDSFAGALLSALAETGLAAPADLARAVETRDGRLEQVLRVAVAVSAITCQRPGADPPTRAELDAYLSRRD
- a CDS encoding choice-of-anchor P family protein; the protein is MRIKSAVVPLTTAAGLIAAVAVAPGGVFGATPSHAHLVGWAGGSMVRGLGHTVTSDLTSQSSVDTTNTGVRSRNTLATASVTRLLTVGAISTDASSAAVPRGVQLTTHARTANVNLLGGAITARAVDTVDVAKVVNGKASSTIRTTFVGLKIAGTTLPANIPQNFGVRIPGVAQVTLNGAYSAAKDGTIMTTGVGLYVSLLKARGTNPIGTEIYLNPTYGAIAPTAPVTGANIGGYAYGSSVYASAGRLLDAKSGPTAQISQPMNGTHGMNRYNRTAAVDLAPVATVSAITSTANGVKSAGTASYSTMSTKLAGINLFNGLIRADALTGSASVKELPDGSTRASTSTSLVNLVIAGRSVPADVSPNTVIRVARLGKVTIRSEARSANQALVKVLDIVITTKGYGLPVGAEVQVGVAAAWVITPH
- a CDS encoding QsdR family transcriptional regulator codes for the protein MVARTRPTPRDAFRLARRTLLDGQRLDMQALAGQLGINRVTLYRWVGSREQLLVDVLWSMTERTIMGMWADLDDSPLPRVPEVLRRWSQATIDNPGVRRFLHGESEFAMRLLTLKSGGYQPRLFALVRDLVAADIAAGRAASPLPVEELAYAAVRICESYLYLPAITGEPADADMVGRILSVLIAPAPNGRARSA
- a CDS encoding ABC transporter substrate-binding protein, coding for MTIPIRRRRRAVLAIAVAAALTVTACGSSKKNGGNNATGDKSAPGVTSDSILLGTTQPLTGPAAPGYSKISAAMKAYFAFVNDKGGVNGRKITLNVEDDGYNPANTATKTRKLVLQDKVFALVGALGTPTHTAVLDFVNQNKVPDLFVSSGSRSWNQPSKYPMTFGWQTDYTVEGKVLGDYIKKNFAGKTVCSFGQGDDFGTDGAQGVELTLGQGSLKSKQTYTPTNTNVAPQIGALKAAGCQVVVSFTVPGFTALALGTAAKLKYQPQWVISNVGSDIVTLQGFLKDATTPLLEGAVTDLYMPIPSDSSNSWIKLFQMVNEKYNSNVPFDGNVEYGMAMAYTTVQVLQEAGKDLTRGSLLAAVEKGGLTGPGLVPFRFSKTDHSGYGGTQIAVIHGGVAKLTGPVYTTDDKDAPLTEYTTAPAEAPASGLPG
- a CDS encoding branched-chain amino acid ABC transporter permease; the protein is MRTLRDSTLLRHLLLLVIGVVLVIAMTATFSDYHNYELAQLGAYVCAAAGLTFLTGGNGQVSLGHAALMAIGGYTVALLQTRFSDHGVSGPWVLPVSLLVGMLVTAAAGALFGIAAARLRGPYLAGATLALGVALPGITSHYSGFFKGDQGLFVPFDGPPSGLGTGFTLQHWQAWISLFAALIVLFLLANLNRSAVGRHMRAVRDEEIASALCGLSVPRVQILAFAVSAAAAGLGGGVFAVWLQTASPGSFDLVLSLTLLSAVVIGGLGSLAGAVWGCLLVVYLGTFISDRVDDLGLSAASTAKLHDNLPSAVYGLLLIVVILALPGGIQGLLRRLLALRPRRGTSQPTRSTTQPTGGLS
- a CDS encoding branched-chain amino acid ABC transporter permease, yielding MSRFVFLTFNGLSFGAVYAAVALALVLIWRTTRVLNFAQGAMAMATAYVAISVSQATGSYWLGFAAALAAGIVLGAIVQLSAFRTAESMPPLNTIVVGVGLLIVIEAVVGMIYGIGYRDFPASFDTQTYSLGSTALFSDQDIFTVVSVLGLMLVLAALLTWTPSGLRMRASAFAPEIARLLGVRVSRMLTLGWALAGLVGALAGMLVIPSGLGLYPQAMDGVFVLGFTAAVVGGLDSPVGAVVGGIGTGLALSYASGYLGSDLTQIAALALLLVVLLARPSGLFSGTEARRV
- a CDS encoding ABC transporter ATP-binding protein; the protein is MTAALLEAENLSAGYGRVPVLHQLDLALEPGTITAVLGANGAGKTTLLRTLSGLMRPTGGTVRYRDQDLARVPVERLVTMGIAHVPEGRGVIAELTVEENLRLGGLWRRGADAARETSSAIAEVLELFEPLRERRRYHGHQLSGGERQMLALGRALVARPALLLLDEPSLGLAPLVTARIMALLRALRDSTGLTVLLVEQNVHSALAIADEALVLALGRVVARGPAAELKADESLRHSYLGF